In Vibrio alginolyticus NBRC 15630 = ATCC 17749, the sequence ACGCTCAGGTCACTGGGATAAATACGCTGATGCAATGTTCACAACTTCTTCTGAGAACCGTGAATACGCGATTAAGCCAATGAACTGTCCAGGTCACGTACAGATCTTCAACCAAGGTCTAAAATCGTACCGCGACCTACCGCTACGTATGGCTGAGTTTGGCTCATGTCACCGTAACGAACCATCTGGTGCACTACACGGTATTATGCGTGTACGTGGCTTTACTCAGGATGACGCTCACATTTTCTGTACTGAGAGCCAAATTCAAGAAGAAGTAACAAACTGTATCAAGATGGTGTACGATACGTACCAAACATTTGGTTTCGACAACATCGTAGTGAAACTGTCTACTCGTCCAGAGAAACGTGTAGGTTCAGATGAAATCTGGGATCAATCTGAAGAAGCATTGAAGCAGTCTCTTGAATCGATGGATATCCCATACGAAATTCAAGAAGGCGAGGGTGCGTTCTACGGTCCTAAGATTGAATTCACACTATACGATTGTCTAGACCGTGCGTGGCAGTGTGGTACTGTCCAGCTAGACTTCAACCTACCAGGTCGCTTAGGTGCAACTTATGTAGGTGAAAACAATGAACGTCTTGTACCGGTAATGATTCACCGTGCGATTCTAGGTTCACTAGAGCGCTTCATCGGTATCCTTATCGAAGAATATGCTGGTTTCTTCCCAACTTGGTTGGCGCCAGAACAAGCAGTTCTTATGAACATTACTGATAAACAGTCAGGTTATGTTCAAGAAATAGTACAAAAACTACAAAAAAGTGGAATTAGAGCTAAAGCGGACTTGAGAAATGAGAAGATTGGCTTTAAAATCCGCGAACATACTTTGAAGCGTGTACCGTATATGCTTGTTGTTGGTGACCAAGAAATGGAAGCTGGCGAAATTGCAGTGCGTACTCGTAAAGGTAAAGATCTTGGTAAATTTAAAGTGGATGATTTTATTGCATACATCCAAGACGAGATCTCTAGCCGTAAGCTCAATCTGGAGGAATAAGCTATTAAAGGCGGAAGACGTGGCCAACAGCCGGTAAAACAAAACCCGCACCGTATCAACGGTGAAATTCGTGGTATTCGTGAAGTTCGACTAACAGGCGCTGACGGTGAATCAGTTGGTGTTGTATCGATTCAAGAAGCCATTGCAGCTGCTGAAGAAGCTGGTATGGATCTCGTTGAGATCAGTCCTAACGCCGAGCCACCTGTTTGTCGTGTGATGGACTATGGTAAGTTCCTCTTCGAGAAGAGCAAAACTGCTAAAGAGCAGAAGAAGAAGCAAAAGCAGGTCCAGATCAAGGAAGTAAAATTCCGTCCTGGAACTGATATTGGAGACTATCAGGTAAAACTACGCAACCTGACGCGTTTCCTTGAAGAAGGCAACAAAGTGAAAGTAACAATTCGCTTCCGTGGCCGAGAGATGGCACACCAAGACATCGGTGTTGACGTTCTAAATCGTCTTAAGGAAGATACTGCAGAAATTGCTGTAGTTGAATCTTTCCCTAAGAAGATTGAAGGTCGCCAGATGATCATGGTGCTAGCCCCTAAAAAGAAGTAATTAACGGCTCATCAAGTAATTAAAACCTAGCCGCTTTCCTTTCGATAAAGGCATAACGGCTGGGTTTTGTTCGCCCTAATTACGTTGTTTATTAAACCTACTCAATGCGGAGTTATTCATCATGCCTAAGATGAAAACCAACAAAGGTGCTGCTAAGCGTTTTAAGAAAACTGCTGGTGGTATTAAGTACAAGCACGCTACAAAACGTCACATCCTGACTAAGCGTACTACTAAGAACAAGCGTCAACTACGTCCGAATGCAATCCTTCCAAAATGTGAAGTGGCTGCAGTAATCCGTATGTTGCCATACGCTTAATTCTTTTTAGTTATCAATCGTTTAGTTTAGGAGAAGCATAATGCCTCGCGTAAAACGTGGTGTACAAGCTCGTGCACGTCATAAGAAAGTTCTAAAACAAGCTAAAGGTTACTACGGTGCGCGTTCACGTGTTTACCGCGTAGCTTTCCAAGCAGTTACTAAAGCTGGTCAATACGCTTACCGTGACCGTCGCGCTAAGAAACGTCAATTCCGTCAACTATGGATTGCACGTATCAATGCGGCATCTCGTCAAAATGGTCTATCTTACAGCCGTTTCATCAACGGTCTTAAGAAAGCATCTATCGAGATCGACCGTAAGATCCTTGCGGACATCGCAGTATTCGACAAAGCTGCATTTGCAGTTCTAGTTGAAAAAGCGAAAGCTGCTCTTTAATTAGCAGTTTAGGATTAAGAGAAGGAGAGCATTAGCTCTCCTTTTTTATTGCTAAAATTTATACCCAAATGACTTTTAGCTTGGCTATTTAGAGTATTGTTTATCAGTCTTCTCAATTTATTGGTTAGCATCTTATGTTAGTTATAAGGTAGCTTGGGTATAAATTTTTACGTTTATAAGGGATTAAAAATGATTTACACAACGACCGAAAGCATTCCTGGCAAGCAGATCTCTGAAATCAGAGGGGTTGTAACTGGTAATGTTGTTCAATCAAAGCATATTGGCCGTGACCTCATGGCGGGTATCAAGAGCATTGTTGGCGGCGAAATTCGTGGTTACACGGAAATGATGACCGACGCGCGTGATATTGCTATACAGCGCATGGTGGCGGACGCTGAATCTAAAGGTGCCGATGCAATTGTAGGGATTCGATTTACCACAAGCTCAATCGTAGATGGTTCTTCGGAAATTTTGGCATTTGGTACTGCAGTGAAACTAGCGGACTAGTCTACTTGAATAGCATTGCAAAAATGCTAATAGAGAGCGGTGAATTATTATGCATTTACCGTTCTGTTCCTTTTAGGTTAATTATTCTAGATTTTTGCAGAGCGAATAGATTTATATTCTCAACTTTACGTTACTATTAAAATTAATCACGATAATTTAGAGTGATTGCTTTACTTTTGTTTTGCATATTATTTTATACCTATAATGAAATTGAATTCATATTGAATTTTTCATTTGTTGTGTGAATTCTCCTTTCAGTATATTAATTCATGTTTTTCTTATAAAAATATGAACTTATACCTTGCCAAGCGGTTCTAAATTGTTACAAATACTATACAGCTGTAACATTGCCAAAAGGAATTGTAGATGAGAGATCTGACTCCCGAATACTTGCTAGCCGCATTACGCCAAGCGATTAAAACAAAAGGGCTAACATATCGAGAGCTATCTGAGAAAATGGGTATGCCACTATCTACTTTTAAGAGACATCTTACAAGCACGAATCTCGCTTTAGATAAGTTGCTGGAATATTGTAGAGCGGTTGATTGCACGTTAGATGAACTACAAAAGCTCGCAAATCAATTGCAAGGTGAAGACGAGGATTACTTTAGTCGCACACAGGATGAAGTATTCTTTCAATTCCCTCACCTTTACGACTTTTATCGTGAATTGAGAATGTTACGAGGTAAAGACGGCTATTCTATTTTAAAGAAAAAGTATGACTTGTCTGAGCAGAGCATGTCCGATTACTTAAAAGCATTAGAGTTGTTGGATCTCGTTTACGTTGATGAAGATAAAAATATAACGCTGCACGGACCTTTATATTATAGCTATGCAGAGAACTCCAAGCTCAACGACAAATATACCGAAATCATAAAAGAGCAGACGACTACCCACGATAAGTGTGTTCGCGTTGCTTTGGCGCGTATGAAAATTACCGAAGAACAGCTTTTGTTACTGGAAGATCAAGTCGCAAAGACCGTCATCGATTTTCATTCCAAAAATGTTGTAGCAGAGAACTTTAATGTCTCTGATTTTACTAATATTGTTCTACTTGCTGGGCCACATCAGCCAGTCACATTCTCTGACGGCATTATTGAGACAGAGGGGCGATTTATTGATGATATTCGTTATGCCATCGCATCTGCAGGTGATAAGCCAAGCCTATCTATATAGATTTTGAGCCTTTTTTGAAGAGAGTTTCTGAAAGGGCGTTGCAAAAGAAAAAGCCTAAGACAGCAAATACTTTGTAAGTAGGGCATTCAGCGGTGTTTGCTCTTAATTCAGACTTAAAGTGTTTTGGGCTTATTTCGAATAATACCTGTTCAGTATCTACTTTCGTCATTTTTAACATGCTGATTTCCTTCGTTGTTCCTCCCAAAGCCACTCTCGCTTCCTCTACAAAGAAACCATTCTCGTTGAACCAAGCATCCTGTAGCTACTTGGGTATGCATAATTGGTAGCTATTTATCTTCTAATTATAAATTCATACTTGAAATGTTTGTTTTTTGATCTATTATGACGAAGTGTCATTCATGACGGTTCGTCAACTTTAGTTGCGTTCCTGTAT encodes:
- the thrS gene encoding threonine--tRNA ligase; translation: MPIITLPDGSQRQFDNPVSTMEVAQSIGPGLAKATIAGRVNGNRVDACDLIEEDASLEIITVKDEVDGLEIVRHSCAHLLGHALKQLYPQAKMAIGPTIDNGFYYDIDLDESLTQEDLEKIEKRMKELAKTKYEVVKKKVSWQEARDTFESRGEPYKVEILDENVSRDDRPGLYHHEEYIDMCRGPHVPNMSFCQHFTLLNVAGAYWRGNSDNKMLQRIYGTAFHDKKALKAHLTRLEEAAKRDHRKIGKQLDLFHMQQEAPGMVFWHHNGWSIFRDLEVFIRAKLDEYGYQEVKGPLMMDRVLWERSGHWDKYADAMFTTSSENREYAIKPMNCPGHVQIFNQGLKSYRDLPLRMAEFGSCHRNEPSGALHGIMRVRGFTQDDAHIFCTESQIQEEVTNCIKMVYDTYQTFGFDNIVVKLSTRPEKRVGSDEIWDQSEEALKQSLESMDIPYEIQEGEGAFYGPKIEFTLYDCLDRAWQCGTVQLDFNLPGRLGATYVGENNERLVPVMIHRAILGSLERFIGILIEEYAGFFPTWLAPEQAVLMNITDKQSGYVQEIVQKLQKSGIRAKADLRNEKIGFKIREHTLKRVPYMLVVGDQEMEAGEIAVRTRKGKDLGKFKVDDFIAYIQDEISSRKLNLEE
- the infC gene encoding translation initiation factor IF-3 — its product is MKGGRRGQQPVKQNPHRINGEIRGIREVRLTGADGESVGVVSIQEAIAAAEEAGMDLVEISPNAEPPVCRVMDYGKFLFEKSKTAKEQKKKQKQVQIKEVKFRPGTDIGDYQVKLRNLTRFLEEGNKVKVTIRFRGREMAHQDIGVDVLNRLKEDTAEIAVVESFPKKIEGRQMIMVLAPKKK
- the rpmI gene encoding 50S ribosomal protein L35, producing the protein MPKMKTNKGAAKRFKKTAGGIKYKHATKRHILTKRTTKNKRQLRPNAILPKCEVAAVIRMLPYA
- the rplT gene encoding 50S ribosomal protein L20 → MPRVKRGVQARARHKKVLKQAKGYYGARSRVYRVAFQAVTKAGQYAYRDRRAKKRQFRQLWIARINAASRQNGLSYSRFINGLKKASIEIDRKILADIAVFDKAAFAVLVEKAKAAL
- a CDS encoding heavy metal-binding domain-containing protein codes for the protein MIYTTTESIPGKQISEIRGVVTGNVVQSKHIGRDLMAGIKSIVGGEIRGYTEMMTDARDIAIQRMVADAESKGADAIVGIRFTTSSIVDGSSEILAFGTAVKLAD
- a CDS encoding helix-turn-helix domain-containing protein; the encoded protein is MRDLTPEYLLAALRQAIKTKGLTYRELSEKMGMPLSTFKRHLTSTNLALDKLLEYCRAVDCTLDELQKLANQLQGEDEDYFSRTQDEVFFQFPHLYDFYRELRMLRGKDGYSILKKKYDLSEQSMSDYLKALELLDLVYVDEDKNITLHGPLYYSYAENSKLNDKYTEIIKEQTTTHDKCVRVALARMKITEEQLLLLEDQVAKTVIDFHSKNVVAENFNVSDFTNIVLLAGPHQPVTFSDGIIETEGRFIDDIRYAIASAGDKPSLSI